In Hydrogenovibrio marinus, a single genomic region encodes these proteins:
- a CDS encoding carboxysome peptide A, with translation MKIFKVDKTLVSTSRISMMEHKPLLVVREKDGGTPQVAVDPIGCKPGDWVLCVGSSAARDAVGIKGYPSDLTIVGIIDKWEMPEDGNSSS, from the coding sequence GTGAAAATTTTTAAAGTCGATAAGACATTGGTTTCCACCAGCCGCATCTCGATGATGGAGCACAAACCTCTACTGGTGGTCCGTGAGAAAGATGGTGGCACACCTCAGGTTGCAGTCGATCCGATCGGTTGCAAACCTGGAGACTGGGTCTTATGTGTCGGGAGTTCCGCCGCACGTGACGCAGTAGGGATTAAAGGTTATCCCAGTGATCTGACGATTGTCGGGATTATTGATAAGTGGGAGATGCCTGAAGATGGAAATTCATCAAGTTAA
- a CDS encoding carboxysome peptide B: MEIHQVKQALVLTSRLEDLGHLPIKVLKSLSTGATLVAMDPIDVKPGDWVFTIANSAARDAAGDKRLLTDLTVGGIIDDWQPE, from the coding sequence ATGGAAATTCATCAAGTTAAGCAAGCATTGGTACTGACCAGTCGTTTGGAAGACTTAGGGCATTTACCAATTAAGGTTTTAAAAAGTCTATCTACCGGCGCCACCTTAGTGGCAATGGACCCGATAGACGTTAAGCCAGGTGATTGGGTTTTTACCATCGCCAACTCCGCGGCAAGAGATGCAGCGGGAGACAAACGATTATTAACGGATTTAACGGTTGGCGGCATCATCGATGACTGGCAGCCAGAATAG
- a CDS encoding BMC domain-containing protein, whose amino-acid sequence MSDYGIALGMIETRGLVPAIEAADAMTKAAEVRLVSREFVGGGYVTVMVRGETGAVNAAVRAGADACERVGDGLVAAHIIARPHKEVEPVLMIEK is encoded by the coding sequence ATGAGTGATTACGGTATTGCGTTAGGCATGATCGAAACCCGCGGTTTGGTGCCTGCAATTGAAGCAGCGGATGCAATGACTAAAGCAGCAGAAGTTCGCTTGGTAAGCCGTGAGTTCGTTGGTGGTGGTTACGTAACAGTAATGGTACGTGGTGAAACCGGTGCGGTAAACGCAGCAGTACGTGCAGGAGCAGATGCTTGTGAACGTGTTGGAGACGGTTTGGTAGCGGCGCACATCATCGCTCGCCCACACAAAGAAGTTGAACCAGTTTTAATGATTGAGAAATAA
- a CDS encoding BMC domain-containing protein — MSTEYGIALGMIETRGLVPAIEAADAMTKAAEVRLVSREFVGGGYVTVMVRGETGAVNAAVRAGADACERVGDGLVAAHIIARPHKEVEPVLTIESK, encoded by the coding sequence ATGAGTACGGAATATGGTATTGCTTTAGGCATGATCGAAACCCGTGGTTTGGTACCTGCGATTGAAGCGGCTGATGCGATGACAAAGGCAGCGGAAGTACGTTTGGTAAGTCGTGAGTTCGTTGGCGGTGGTTACGTAACAGTAATGGTACGTGGCGAAACCGGTGCGGTAAACGCAGCAGTACGTGCAGGAGCAGATGCTTGTGAACGTGTTGGTGATGGTTTAGTAGCAGCGCACATCATCGCTCGCCCACACAAAGAAGTTGAACCAGTTTTAACAATTGAAAGCAAATAA
- a CDS encoding BMC domain-containing protein, producing the protein MSEYGIALGMIETRGLVPAIEAADAMTKAAEVRLVSREFVGGGYVTVMVRGETGAVNAAVRAGADACERVGDGLVAAHIIARPHKEVEPVLTIGNGATRS; encoded by the coding sequence ATGAGTGAATACGGTATTGCATTGGGTATGATCGAAACCCGTGGTTTGGTTCCAGCGATTGAAGCAGCAGATGCGATGACAAAAGCAGCGGAAGTACGTTTGGTAAGTCGTGAATTCGTTGGTGGTGGTTACGTAACAGTAATGGTGCGTGGCGAAACCGGTGCGGTAAACGCAGCAGTACGTGCAGGAGCAGATGCTTGTGAACGTGTTGGTGACGGTTTAGTAGCAGCGCACATCATCGCTCGCCCACACAAAGAAGTTGAACCAGTTTTGACAATTGGTAACGGTGCAACCCGTAGCTAA
- a CDS encoding ferritin-like domain-containing protein, which translates to MRYSPRMPGSVMPGAGAYPQVPQAQTVAANSQILGYLGRALSLEFSAGQHYLAQASLAKFRQEIAYAENFVILANEEFQHANLITDRMVAQGALPAGSILRPAGPATNMVEALRSCEEREVALIQLYSEASQYCANFGAHEDLMLFNRLLEEEQSQLMRVQTWLDEYYRSLTMQQQPHRSFV; encoded by the coding sequence ATGCGTTATTCACCTAGAATGCCCGGTTCGGTGATGCCAGGAGCAGGCGCATACCCACAAGTTCCTCAAGCTCAGACGGTTGCTGCAAACAGCCAGATTCTTGGGTACTTGGGTAGAGCACTGAGCTTGGAGTTTTCGGCCGGTCAGCATTACCTCGCACAGGCTTCTCTGGCGAAATTTCGTCAAGAAATTGCATATGCCGAAAATTTTGTAATTTTGGCAAATGAAGAATTTCAACACGCTAATTTGATTACCGATCGTATGGTGGCACAAGGCGCTCTTCCTGCGGGAAGCATCCTTCGTCCAGCTGGACCGGCAACCAATATGGTTGAAGCGCTTAGAAGTTGTGAAGAAAGAGAAGTTGCTTTGATTCAGCTTTACTCTGAAGCTTCACAATATTGCGCTAATTTTGGTGCGCATGAAGATTTGATGTTATTCAATCGACTACTTGAGGAAGAGCAATCTCAGTTGATGAGAGTGCAAACCTGGTTGGATGAGTATTATCGATCTTTAACCATGCAGCAACAGCCACATAGGAGCTTTGTATGA
- a CDS encoding 4a-hydroxytetrahydrobiopterin dehydratase, translating into MNERWKVKSKPASLEARFEFDNFNNLRSFLDDLAEQADQLEHHPNISFGREHVSVIIYSQADELQEVDYSLAKGMDEAYQRFSNNS; encoded by the coding sequence ATGAATGAACGCTGGAAAGTGAAAAGCAAACCAGCCAGCCTAGAAGCTCGGTTTGAGTTTGATAATTTTAATAACTTGAGAAGTTTCTTAGATGATTTGGCCGAACAAGCCGATCAGCTGGAGCATCATCCAAACATCAGTTTCGGAAGAGAGCACGTCTCAGTGATTATCTATTCGCAAGCTGATGAACTCCAAGAAGTAGATTACTCCTTGGCGAAAGGTATGGATGAAGCTTACCAGCGTTTTTCAAACAATTCTTAA
- the rdgB gene encoding RdgB/HAM1 family non-canonical purine NTP pyrophosphatase, with protein MLGSLVPNSFGGLTQMMVLATNNPHKVAEISPMIFSEGFDCRPQQSFFHGSVEEDGMSFMENALKKARYASAQTGLPAIADDSGLEVEALRGQPGIFSARYAAGTAGEASDEENVEKLLAQMAGLPYAQRKARYSCAVVYVEHAEDAMPLVGIGHWYGEILMQRRSGQGIGYDDVMWIPNLVKAVSEVPLEIKNRISHRAQAVQSVLNQLKQKGQPA; from the coding sequence ATGCTCGGAAGCCTTGTTCCAAATTCGTTTGGAGGATTGACCCAAATGATGGTTTTGGCGACAAACAATCCGCACAAGGTTGCTGAAATTTCTCCGATGATTTTTTCGGAAGGGTTTGATTGCCGACCACAGCAGTCTTTTTTCCATGGCAGTGTCGAAGAAGACGGCATGAGCTTTATGGAAAATGCCTTGAAGAAGGCGAGATATGCGAGTGCACAAACTGGATTGCCGGCAATCGCCGATGATTCCGGTTTGGAAGTTGAAGCCCTTAGAGGCCAACCTGGCATTTTTTCCGCGCGTTATGCCGCGGGCACGGCCGGTGAAGCTTCAGACGAAGAGAATGTCGAGAAATTATTGGCGCAAATGGCAGGACTGCCTTATGCACAGCGAAAAGCACGTTATAGCTGTGCGGTGGTTTATGTTGAGCATGCAGAAGATGCGATGCCGTTAGTCGGTATCGGGCATTGGTATGGAGAGATTTTAATGCAGCGAAGAAGTGGCCAGGGTATTGGTTACGATGATGTGATGTGGATACCGAATTTGGTAAAGGCTGTGTCGGAGGTTCCTTTGGAAATCAAAAACCGAATCAGTCATAGAGCGCAAGCTGTCCAGTCGGTATTGAATCAATTGAAACAAAAGGGGCAGCCAGCATGA
- a CDS encoding BMC domain-containing protein, whose translation MIELRTYVFLDSLQPQLASYMATASLGFLPVPGDSSLWIEVAPGMAVHRMSDIALKASNVRLGQQIVERAYGSMVVHHRDQSDVLEAGQKILNHLNTREFDRQKCVIMWNEIIRGVTADHATLINRDNRKGSMILPGQSMFIMETEPAGYIILAANEAEKAANVTLVEARAVGAYGRLLMCGKESDINEAARAATEALERLTCRGEA comes from the coding sequence ATGATCGAGTTGCGTACTTATGTGTTTTTGGATTCACTTCAGCCACAGTTGGCATCATACATGGCAACAGCCTCTTTGGGCTTCTTGCCGGTACCGGGCGATTCTTCGCTGTGGATAGAGGTTGCACCGGGGATGGCGGTTCACCGCATGTCGGATATTGCTTTGAAAGCATCCAATGTCCGCCTGGGTCAGCAGATTGTCGAGCGTGCTTATGGATCGATGGTTGTCCATCACCGTGATCAAAGCGACGTATTGGAAGCGGGTCAAAAGATTTTGAACCACCTCAACACGCGTGAGTTCGACCGTCAGAAGTGTGTGATCATGTGGAATGAGATTATTCGCGGCGTCACGGCTGACCATGCAACCCTTATCAATAGGGATAACCGCAAGGGATCGATGATTTTGCCGGGTCAAAGCATGTTTATCATGGAGACTGAGCCGGCAGGTTACATCATTCTGGCAGCGAACGAAGCCGAAAAGGCAGCCAACGTCACGCTAGTAGAAGCAAGAGCGGTTGGTGCTTATGGTCGTTTGTTGATGTGTGGAAAAGAATCTGACATTAACGAAGCTGCAAGAGCGGCAACAGAAGCCTTAGAGCGTCTGACTTGTCGTGGCGAAGCGTAA
- a CDS encoding LysR family transcriptional regulator — MSDVLPPQNNFLIRHATLRQIQVFESVARNLSFTRAAEELYLTQPTVSAQVKSLVEAIGMPLYEQIGRNIYLTEVGNQVACSCREVLNHFSNLEIMLDDFRGMKRGRLSVSVMTTAKYFMPIALGKFCKKYPDIDLKMTIANRETLIKRINQNLDDLYILGQIPPSNMDLEVHPFAPNPLIIIANKNHPLVGKKVSLKRLSKEPFIMREEGSGIRMTIENMFAERGLKINERLTMNSNEDIKHCVVGELGVACVSKHALYLEKREGPIVELDVEGFPIEKQWNIVYPAGKERSLLAAAFLDFLKQEGTNYIQLEGL, encoded by the coding sequence ATGAGTGATGTTTTACCACCACAAAATAACTTTTTAATCAGGCATGCGACGTTAAGGCAAATCCAAGTATTTGAGTCTGTTGCACGCAACTTGAGCTTTACCCGAGCGGCAGAAGAGCTATACCTGACGCAACCAACTGTATCGGCACAGGTGAAAAGCCTGGTCGAGGCGATTGGTATGCCTTTGTATGAGCAAATCGGTCGAAACATTTACTTAACCGAAGTCGGTAACCAAGTGGCTTGTAGCTGTAGAGAGGTTTTGAATCACTTCTCGAATCTAGAAATCATGTTGGATGATTTTCGCGGTATGAAAAGAGGTCGCTTGAGTGTGTCAGTTATGACCACGGCGAAGTACTTCATGCCGATCGCATTAGGAAAATTCTGTAAGAAGTATCCTGATATCGATTTGAAAATGACCATTGCCAATAGAGAGACGCTGATTAAGCGAATCAACCAAAATCTGGATGACTTATATATCTTAGGGCAGATTCCGCCAAGCAACATGGATTTGGAAGTGCACCCGTTTGCACCGAATCCGTTGATTATCATTGCGAATAAGAATCACCCTTTGGTAGGGAAAAAAGTCAGCTTGAAGCGCTTGTCCAAAGAGCCTTTTATTATGCGTGAAGAAGGTTCCGGTATCAGAATGACTATCGAGAACATGTTCGCGGAAAGAGGGCTGAAGATCAACGAACGCTTGACGATGAACAGCAATGAAGACATCAAGCATTGCGTTGTGGGCGAGCTTGGAGTGGCATGTGTTTCCAAACATGCGCTTTATCTTGAAAAGCGCGAAGGGCCTATCGTGGAACTTGATGTAGAAGGGTTTCCGATAGAAAAGCAGTGGAATATTGTTTACCCGGCAGGTAAAGAGCGTTCATTGCTGGCTGCAGCTTTCCTCGACTTTCTGAAACAAGAAGGAACCAACTACATCCAACTTGAAGGGTTGTAA
- a CDS encoding NADH-quinone oxidoreductase subunit L has translation MSLQWIGTLLTWFIPLSLFAVAMMNERKARWQLARGVSLMGLVVAVFLGVSLFFGWVSLDGSERWTITSPASLLILGLVSFIGFINVGYSRVYMSGNTEEETRYLRWLLVTLGSVLTVVITNHMLVLVAAWIAISFSLHRLLVFFPNRQRAALAAHKKFIFARVAEAFLLAAILILYYQHGSWFISDIRQQWLDNPVLSQADKVAAFMLAAAALVKCAQLPLHGWLIQVVEAPTPVSALLHAGIINLGGYLLIIFAPLIMASDAAQWLLLIVGGVTTVLAALIMMTRASVKVRLAWSTMSQMGLMLVECGLGLFELALLHLIAHSCYKAYAFLNSGSEVDSSLKRRLSLSETPSLKEWIGAALASFVLVYGFVALLGLSGPYSPWLLLGVALTLLIAERNGKQKIVSFLDMFSLAAALLFVYFIQKSGVGFILPPMEASLGWIGDLWISLLIVLFVSGYLLVHYQADSPSVIKFRRALYAGFYLDEWVTRMNLRLYPTRLPMRVQPKKLQIPKEELYQ, from the coding sequence ATGAGCTTGCAATGGATCGGAACCTTGTTGACCTGGTTTATACCATTAAGCTTATTCGCGGTTGCCATGATGAACGAAAGAAAAGCGCGTTGGCAGTTGGCACGCGGTGTCAGCCTAATGGGTTTGGTTGTGGCAGTTTTCTTAGGTGTCTCGCTGTTTTTCGGATGGGTTTCACTGGATGGTAGCGAACGCTGGACCATTACGTCACCGGCCAGTCTGCTTATTTTGGGGCTGGTTAGTTTTATTGGCTTTATCAACGTTGGTTATTCGCGTGTTTATATGTCGGGAAATACCGAAGAGGAAACACGCTATTTGAGATGGCTGCTGGTGACACTTGGCAGTGTATTGACCGTAGTTATCACCAACCACATGTTGGTTTTGGTAGCAGCGTGGATCGCCATCAGCTTCAGTCTGCATAGATTGTTGGTGTTTTTCCCAAACCGCCAAAGAGCGGCGTTGGCAGCGCACAAGAAATTTATCTTTGCCAGAGTGGCAGAAGCCTTTTTGTTGGCAGCCATTTTGATTCTTTACTATCAGCATGGCAGCTGGTTTATCAGTGATATTCGCCAGCAATGGCTGGATAACCCTGTGTTGAGCCAAGCCGATAAGGTGGCAGCATTCATGTTAGCTGCGGCCGCACTGGTCAAGTGTGCGCAATTGCCGTTGCACGGCTGGCTGATTCAAGTGGTTGAAGCACCAACACCGGTTTCTGCGTTGTTGCATGCCGGCATTATCAACTTGGGGGGGTATCTGTTGATTATCTTCGCGCCGTTGATTATGGCTTCGGATGCCGCACAGTGGCTGCTGCTGATTGTCGGTGGGGTTACAACGGTGTTGGCCGCTCTGATTATGATGACGCGTGCTTCAGTCAAGGTGAGGTTGGCTTGGTCAACCATGTCGCAAATGGGGCTGATGCTCGTTGAGTGTGGTCTAGGCTTGTTCGAGTTGGCGCTACTACATTTGATTGCTCACTCATGCTACAAGGCCTACGCCTTCTTGAACTCTGGTTCGGAAGTGGACTCAAGCCTTAAACGCAGACTGTCTTTGTCTGAAACGCCAAGCCTCAAAGAGTGGATTGGTGCAGCGTTAGCATCTTTTGTATTGGTCTATGGTTTTGTCGCTTTGCTTGGTTTGTCAGGCCCTTACAGCCCATGGTTGTTGTTAGGTGTCGCGTTAACTTTGCTGATTGCCGAGCGTAATGGGAAACAAAAAATCGTTTCTTTTCTGGATATGTTCTCGCTGGCGGCGGCACTGCTATTTGTTTACTTTATTCAGAAATCTGGGGTCGGATTCATTTTACCGCCGATGGAAGCCAGTCTTGGTTGGATAGGAGACCTGTGGATCAGTCTGCTGATTGTCCTATTCGTATCAGGTTATCTGCTGGTCCACTATCAAGCCGATAGCCCTTCGGTCATTAAGTTTAGACGTGCGCTTTATGCAGGGTTCTATCTTGACGAGTGGGTGACTCGAATGAACTTAAGACTTTACCCGACTCGTCTACCGATGAGAGTCCAGCCTAAGAAGCTGCAAATTCCGAAAGAGGAGTTATATCAATGA
- a CDS encoding YbcC family protein: MMRSIRKSKSDTKTILAQAVESHLSDNQKQAVMKACELIAPTWPLDELIAVNPWWEMRDMPFTKVSAKVSALRKAQCLMSKSYFQEVWMETLLPDHLEQAAQDLGKDFSVETLERYLIEDDERSHWHNISDLVDSGRDRKYKMAWRDEITHQVSQFCADFFRFKANEGSYGTIYSGLYSEWLGTTRQDMGIEILMAEDGLTQHFLDLPEDPETLLATALVELRVSDDVVTDYMQALLMDVNGWASWVAYLRWQDRLNGYDNQLMIEFLAIRVAWELVLWRHQRDRDRSVFNELKVMWLHQMNILPELIRMHEAAQEKLWVWQRASEIAYQTNVSQQLKHSSDRAEFETPSEAQPVLQAAFCIDVRSEVIRRALESQDSHIETIGVAGFFGLPIEYHPVGTDVSRSQLPGLLKSGIKVSPVLPALTKLDASAKLNKKARWIEWGNAAPATFSMVEATGLLYAFKLLRNSLFPHDYEHPVNHLPTSDSFELTQGESELSNEQKADLAAGILTAMGLDRNFAETVLLVGHGSSSCNNPHAAGLDCGACGGQTGEINVRVLAFLLNDSAVRETLKKKGIEIPANTRFIAAMHNTTTDEFTSFGPEKVSETVKEWLSQATVLARQERAIRLGLSHLEQNEVHERIKRRAKDWSQVRPEWGLSNNAAFIVAPRHRTRHVNFEGRSFLHDYDWQQDKDLSLLTQIMTAPMVVANWINLQYYASVCDNLVYGSGNKVLHNVVDGCIGVFEGNGGDLRIGLPLQSLHNGNTWMHEPLRLSVYIDAPLEAIAEVAANNEVVRQLIDNEWLYCFRWDHDGSVERFLSSKA; encoded by the coding sequence ATGATGCGTTCAATACGAAAATCGAAATCGGATACGAAGACGATTTTGGCACAAGCCGTTGAATCTCATTTGTCTGATAATCAAAAACAAGCGGTGATGAAGGCTTGCGAACTGATCGCGCCGACATGGCCGTTGGATGAGTTGATTGCCGTTAACCCTTGGTGGGAAATGCGCGATATGCCCTTTACCAAGGTGTCGGCAAAAGTCAGTGCCTTGAGAAAAGCGCAATGCTTGATGTCTAAGTCCTACTTTCAGGAAGTTTGGATGGAGACTTTGTTGCCGGATCATTTGGAGCAGGCGGCACAGGATTTAGGTAAAGACTTTTCGGTTGAAACCCTGGAGCGCTATTTGATTGAAGATGACGAGCGCTCTCACTGGCACAATATCAGTGATTTGGTCGACAGTGGTCGTGACAGAAAATACAAAATGGCTTGGCGTGATGAAATTACGCATCAGGTCAGCCAGTTTTGCGCGGACTTCTTCCGTTTCAAAGCGAATGAAGGCAGTTATGGAACAATCTATAGTGGGCTGTATTCAGAATGGCTAGGCACCACCCGTCAAGACATGGGGATAGAAATCCTTATGGCGGAAGACGGCTTGACCCAGCATTTTCTTGATTTGCCGGAAGATCCGGAAACGTTATTGGCAACGGCACTGGTCGAGTTGCGTGTGTCTGATGACGTGGTAACGGACTACATGCAAGCTTTGTTAATGGATGTAAACGGTTGGGCGTCTTGGGTTGCGTATTTGCGTTGGCAAGATCGTCTCAACGGTTATGACAACCAGTTGATGATTGAATTCCTGGCGATTCGCGTTGCTTGGGAGTTGGTATTGTGGCGTCATCAACGCGACAGAGATCGTAGTGTTTTCAATGAATTGAAAGTCATGTGGTTACATCAAATGAACATTCTTCCTGAGTTGATCAGAATGCATGAAGCGGCTCAGGAGAAACTGTGGGTTTGGCAACGCGCGAGTGAAATCGCCTATCAGACCAATGTCAGTCAACAGCTGAAACATTCATCGGATAGAGCGGAGTTTGAAACGCCATCAGAAGCACAGCCTGTTTTACAGGCGGCGTTCTGTATTGATGTTCGTTCGGAAGTTATCCGTAGAGCGTTGGAGAGCCAGGATTCACACATTGAAACCATTGGGGTAGCGGGGTTCTTTGGTTTGCCGATCGAGTATCATCCAGTTGGCACCGACGTGTCTCGCTCGCAATTGCCGGGTTTGTTGAAATCTGGTATTAAGGTTTCGCCGGTACTGCCGGCGCTGACCAAGTTAGATGCCAGCGCCAAGCTTAACAAAAAAGCGCGTTGGATTGAGTGGGGTAATGCTGCGCCGGCAACCTTCAGTATGGTTGAGGCAACCGGGTTGTTATATGCTTTTAAACTGTTGCGTAACAGTTTGTTCCCGCATGACTATGAGCATCCGGTGAACCATTTACCGACATCCGATAGTTTTGAACTGACTCAAGGTGAATCTGAGCTTTCAAATGAGCAAAAAGCAGATTTGGCAGCAGGGATTCTTACCGCAATGGGCTTGGATCGAAACTTCGCGGAAACGGTGTTGTTGGTAGGACATGGAAGCAGCAGCTGCAACAACCCTCATGCCGCAGGTCTTGATTGTGGGGCTTGTGGTGGTCAAACGGGCGAAATCAATGTTCGTGTATTGGCTTTCCTGCTCAATGACAGCGCTGTGCGTGAGACCTTGAAGAAAAAAGGGATTGAGATTCCAGCCAACACCCGTTTTATTGCAGCGATGCACAACACCACGACGGATGAATTCACGTCATTCGGTCCGGAGAAAGTGAGCGAAACCGTTAAGGAATGGTTGTCTCAAGCGACGGTACTGGCAAGACAGGAGCGTGCGATTCGTTTGGGTCTGTCTCATCTTGAGCAAAACGAAGTTCATGAGCGCATCAAACGACGTGCAAAAGACTGGTCTCAAGTAAGACCTGAGTGGGGGCTTTCCAATAACGCCGCCTTTATCGTTGCGCCAAGACACCGTACACGACATGTGAACTTCGAAGGGCGAAGCTTCCTGCATGATTATGACTGGCAGCAGGATAAGGATTTGTCTTTGCTGACACAAATCATGACCGCGCCTATGGTTGTTGCGAACTGGATCAATCTTCAGTACTACGCGTCGGTTTGCGACAACTTGGTTTACGGTAGCGGTAACAAGGTACTGCATAACGTTGTTGATGGTTGTATCGGTGTTTTCGAAGGAAATGGTGGTGATTTGAGAATCGGTCTACCGCTTCAATCCTTGCACAACGGAAATACTTGGATGCACGAACCTCTGCGTTTGAGCGTCTATATTGATGCACCGCTGGAAGCGATTGCTGAAGTTGCAGCAAATAATGAGGTTGTCCGTCAGTTGATTGATAATGAGTGGCTTTATTGCTTCCGTTGGGATCATGACGGTTCTGTCGAAAGGTTCTTAAGCTCGAAAGCTTAA
- a CDS encoding chemotaxis protein CheW produces MDTMNNLDNQIAEENSPSHTQFLTFILGNELYGLDILRVQEIRGWEKTTQLPEMPNFIKGVINIRGAIVPIIDLRNRFQIGKATYDDSTVVIITRMSMEQDEAGNYKTVGLVVDGVSDVENINITTLQGVPAFQGNEGISDQYIQGVANLRKQDHEDLMVIVLNVNALLGQGIFNYLETAAQEAPQLAQA; encoded by the coding sequence ATGGACACGATGAATAACCTGGACAACCAAATCGCTGAGGAAAACTCACCCTCCCACACCCAGTTCCTGACGTTCATTCTCGGCAATGAACTTTATGGGTTGGATATTCTTAGGGTGCAGGAAATCCGGGGCTGGGAGAAAACCACGCAATTGCCGGAAATGCCTAATTTCATCAAGGGCGTCATCAATATCCGTGGCGCCATCGTACCGATAATCGATCTGCGAAACCGTTTCCAGATAGGCAAAGCCACTTATGACGACAGTACAGTGGTGATTATCACCAGAATGTCGATGGAGCAGGATGAAGCCGGAAACTATAAAACCGTTGGTTTGGTGGTGGATGGCGTCAGCGATGTGGAAAACATCAATATAACAACCCTTCAGGGCGTACCAGCGTTTCAGGGCAATGAGGGTATCAGCGATCAATATATACAAGGCGTCGCCAACCTTCGCAAGCAGGACCACGAAGATCTGATGGTCATCGTCTTGAATGTCAATGCGCTTTTAGGGCAAGGGATTTTCAATTATTTGGAAACCGCCGCTCAAGAAGCGCCACAGCTTGCGCAGGCATAA